In the Festucalex cinctus isolate MCC-2025b chromosome 10, RoL_Fcin_1.0, whole genome shotgun sequence genome, one interval contains:
- the arhgap45b gene encoding rho GTPase-activating protein 45 isoform X1, translating into MCDGARKPTGHRHPPWTRTDTCDAYPLSSESGGPTPKWRVGGWVGGLYVKLKGVGMEGRGTLKMFSRKKRELIKTASISKKSRSGSPARPNTLSILQEQPRKDISDVNLSSSPTYSSSSSSMLTPPSAGFQDPSLSCPGTPSPQHCKLTPGVPSANATLRRPTTLSRHASAAGLTLQSWVFTKGQAKGAMTATPLSSDSPEVSAIEVEDIPALLRDVARFAEAVEKLKDVVVLAEGTENQRPVAHECLGEVLRVLRQVINTYPFLNTVEILTAAGKLISKVKGFHYEACNDSDKKDFEKAIETIAVAFSSNVSELLMGEVDSSTLLSLLPTEKSRSMENLYGTGGQGDGQLGSNSDDVGNLEGADVILQRSEGGVDSALQYAKTISKYMKDLINYVEKRTSLEMEFAKGLQRLYQSCKHSITHPHMPLFSIYSLALEQDQEQSVGLQQASATLHNQTFIQPLVQRKQEHEKRRKEIKDHWVRAKRKLMDCEANLRKAKQAYMARCEDYKAKAAASRAEEEGAGATAKSLDKKKRLEEEARNKADEAEATYRTCIADATTQMMELEHTKVAVLRQLQDLIKQSDQTLRSATISYYQSMHMQTVALPVCYQTLCESSKLYDPGQQYTAHVRDLQLPDQPAVCYAFEPYTPSGATSHLVFRPRNDSFNAEQTSQADNPGAGVDTDRHSRQGHKSWGSTVSDDSVGADGALESPIASTTNISKIARTSSSGTVSSIEDTDDKDGNVASFETPNINGMDPDVVVSTRPFRNVGLSKAAQTHRLRKLRTPAKCRECDSYVYFQGAECEECFLACHKRCLETLAIQCGHKKLQGRLQLFGREFSQVASCASDGIPFIITKCIAEIERRALKMKGIYRVNGVKTRVEKLCQAFENGKELVELSQCSPHDISNVLKLYLRQLPEPILPFHIYNNLVGLAKESVQSDADPDPEEPGGPTVVGRGAQLVDLGPETEPETLAMVDKLRELLKELPKANMATLRYLIRHLRRIAELEEENKMSPNNLGIVFGPSLMRPRPTGATISLSSLVDYPHQARVVEALIVFYASIFQSKSSHSHKTCRSASTSARLVQVEDVTSNCPDGEDDAGPHRKSKSESDKMDEGSGSMGSSEQLADSDSEQDESAKPEGAEVADEEMRLSYQDSLEQDGTPPLPSEHPDDDDSNGAEGGLIASLAQLNVNQSNNYYFSSPLSGRSRVLLTRLCSKKVLLSRNRAKGPEFV; encoded by the exons ATGTGCGACGGTGCGAGGAAGCCGACTGGGCACAGACACCCTCCGTGGACCCGGACGGATACCTGCGACGCCTACCCGCTGAGCAGCGAGAGCGGAGGCCCAACACCCAAGTGGAGAgtgggggggtgggtggggggtctgTACGTCAAGCTCAAGGGCGTCGGCATGGAAGGCCGAGGCACCCTCAAGATGTTCTCCCGCAAGAAGCGGGAACTTATCAAGACGGCGTCCATCTCCAAAAAGAGTCGCAGTGGAAGCCCCGCACGGCCCAATACG CTATCCATCCTCCAGGAGCAGCCCCGGAAGGATATCAGCGACGTCAACCTATCCTCTTCGCCCACAtattcctcctcatcctcatccatgCTCACCCCGCCCTCTGCGGGCTTCCAGGACCCCTCGCTGTCCTGCCCGGGCACTCCGAGCCCACAGCACTGCAAGTTGACACCGGGCGTCCCGTCCGCCAACGCCACCCTGAGGCGGCCGACCACCCTGAGCCGACACGCCAGCGCTGCAG GTTTGACTCTCCAGTCCTGGGTGTTCACCAAAGGCCAGGCCAAAGGAGCTATGACGGCAACGCCGCTGTCGTCCGATAGTCCAGAGGTTTCCGCCATTGAGGTAGAGGACATCCCGGCCCTACTCAGGGACGTGGCGCGCTTTGCTGAGGCTGTGGAGAAGCTGAAGGACGTAGTGGTGCTGGCTGAAG GTACGGAGAATCAGCGGCCTGTCGCCCACGAGTGCTTGGGGGAGGTTCTGCGCGTGTTGCGGCAGGTCATCAACACGTACCCCTTCCTCAACACGGTGGAGATCCTCACCGCTGCCGGAAAACTCATATCCAAAGTCAAAG GTTTCCACTATGAGGCGTGCAATGATTCGGACAAAAAGGACTTTGAGAAAGCCATTGAGACCATCGCGGTGGCCTTCAGCAGCAA TGTGTCGGAGCTGCTGATGGGCGAGGTGGACAGTAGCACGCTGCTCTCATTGCTGCCCACAGAGAAGAGCCGG TCCATGGAGAATTTGTATGGCACTGGAGGCCAGGGCGACGGTCAACTGGGGAGTAACTCAGATGACGTGG GCAATCTGGAGGGGGCGGATGTGATCCTGCAGCGCAGTGAGGGCGGCGTAGACTCCGCTCTGCAGTACGCCAAAACAATCTCCAAGTACATGAAGGACCTCATCAACTACGTGGAGAAGAGAACATCACTGG AGATGGAATTCGCAAAAGGTCTTCAGCGATTATACCAGTCCTGTAAACACAGCATAACACAC CCCCACATGCCCCTCTTCTCCATCTACTCTCTGGCTTTGGAGCAGGACCAGGAACAGAGCGTGGGTCTCCAACAGGCCAGCGCCACCCTGCACAACCAGACCTTTATCCAG CCACTGGTGCAGCGCAAGCAGGAGCATGAGAAACGTCGCAAGGAAATCAAGGATCACTGGGTCCGAGCAAAGAGAAAACTG ATGGACTGTGAGGCGAACCTGCGCAAGGCCAAGCAAGCCTACATGGCGCGCTGCGAGGACTACAAGGCCAAAGCGGCCGCCAGCCGAGCCGAGGAGGAGGGGGCGGGAGCCACCGCCAAGTCCTTGGACAAGAAAAAGCGGTTGGAGGAAGAGGCTCGCAACAAG GCGGACGAGGCGGAGGCGACCTACAGGACGTGCATCGCCGACGCCACGACTCAGATGATGGAGCTGGAGCACACCAAAGTCGCGGTGCTGAGGCAGCTGCAGGACCTCATCAAACAGAGCGACCAGACGCTGCGCTCG GCCACCATCTCGTACTACCAGTCGATGCACATGCAGACGGTGGCGCTACCCGTCTGCTACCAGACTCTGTGCGAGAGCAGCAAGCTGTACGACCCGGGCCAGCAGTACACCGCCCACGTGCGAGACCTGCAGCTGCCCGACCAGCCGGCCGTCTGCTACGCGTTCGAGCCCTACACTCCGTCCGGCGCGACGTCGCA CCTCGTTTTCCGACCGAGGAACGACAGCTTCAACGCAGAGCAGACCAGCCAGGCGGACAATCCCGGCGCAGGTGTGGACACGGACCGCCATTCCA GGCAGGGTCACAAGTCGTGGGGCTCCACGGTGAGTGACGACAGCGTGGGAGCAGATGGCGCTCTGGAGTCTCCGATCGCCAGCACAA CCAACATCAGCAAAATTGCCCGGACATCATCCTCCGGAACAGTTTCATCCATTGAGGACACGGACGACAAAGATGGGAACGTGGCCTCATTTGAGACTCCAA ACATTAACGGCATGGATCCCGACGTGGTGGTCTCCACCAGACCTTTCCGGAACGTGGGCCTGTCCAAAGCCGCCCAGACACACCGCCTAAGAAAGCTTCGCACTCCCGCCAAGTGCCGCGAGTGCGACAGCTACGTGTACTTCCAGGGCGCCGAGTGCGAGGAG TGCTTCCTGGCTTGTCACAAACGCTGCCTGGAGACGCTGGCCATCCAGTGCGGCCACAAGAAGCTACAGGGCCGACTGCAGCTCTTCGGCAGAGAATTCTCTCAGGTGGCCAGCTGCGCCAGCGACGGCATCCCCTTCATCATCACCAAGTGCATCGCGGAGATTGAGAGGCGCGCACTGAAGATGAAG GGCATTTACCGGGTGAACGGCGTGAAGACGCGGGTGGAGAAGCTATGTCAAGCGTTTGAGAACGGCAAGGAGCTGGTGGAGCTGTCGCAGTGTTCTCCGCACGACATCAGCAACGTGCTCAAGCTCTACCTGCGACAG TTGCCAGAGCCAATCCTGCCATTCCACATTTACAACAATCTGGTTGGTTTGGCTAAGGAGAGCGTGCAGTCCGACGCCGACCCCGACCCCGAGGAGCCCGGTGGACCCACGGTAGTGGGCAGGGGGGCTCAGCTGGTGGACCTGGGCCCAGAGACTGAGCCTGAGACGCTTGCAATGGTGGACAAGCTGAGGGAGCTTCTTAAGGAGCTGCCCAAAGCCAACATGGCCACCCTCCGATACCTGATTCGCCATCTTCGtcg GATCGCCGAGCTTGAGGAGGAGAACAAGATGAGTCCTAATAACTTGGGCATCGTGTTTGGGCCGTCGCTAATGCGTCCTCGTCCCACGGGGGCCACCATTTCGCTCTCGTCTCTGGTTGACTACCCTCACCAGGCCCGCGTGGTGGAGGCCCTCATCGTCTTCTACGCCTCCATCTTTCAGTCCAAGAGCTCCCACAGCCACAAGACCTGCCGCTCTGCCTCCACCTCCGCTCGCCTG GTTCAAGTGGAGGACGTGACCAGCAACTGTCCTGACGGCGAGGACGACGCAGGCCCACACAGGAAGAGCAAATCTGAGTCAGACAAAATGGACGAAGGTAGCG GCTCCATGGGCTCCAGTGAGCAGCTCGCCGACTCAGATTCTGAGCAGGACGAGAGCGCCAAGCCAGAAGGCGCGGAGGTGGCGGACGAAGAGATGCGGCTGAGCTACCAGGACAGCCTCGAGCAGGACGGGACTCCGCCCCTGCCCAGTGAACACCCGGACGACGATGACTCAAACGGGGCCGAGGGCGGTCTGATCGCATCTCTGGCCCAGCTGAACGTCAATCAGTCCAACAATTACTACTTCAGCTcaccactgtcgggtcgttccAGAGTTCTGTTGACACGTCTGTGTAGCAAAAAGGTGTTACTCAG
- the arhgap45b gene encoding rho GTPase-activating protein 45 isoform X2, with translation MCDGARKPTGHRHPPWTRTDTCDAYPLSSESGGPTPKWRVGGWVGGLYVKLKGVGMEGRGTLKMFSRKKRELIKTASISKKSRSGSPARPNTLSILQEQPRKDISDVNLSSSPTYSSSSSSMLTPPSAGFQDPSLSCPGTPSPQHCKLTPGVPSANATLRRPTTLSRHASAAGLTLQSWVFTKGQAKGAMTATPLSSDSPEVSAIEVEDIPALLRDVARFAEAVEKLKDVVVLAEGTENQRPVAHECLGEVLRVLRQVINTYPFLNTVEILTAAGKLISKVKGFHYEACNDSDKKDFEKAIETIAVAFSSNVSELLMGEVDSSTLLSLLPTEKSRSMENLYGTGGQGDGQLGSNSDDVGNLEGADVILQRSEGGVDSALQYAKTISKYMKDLINYVEKRTSLEMEFAKGLQRLYQSCKHSITHPHMPLFSIYSLALEQDQEQSVGLQQASATLHNQTFIQPLVQRKQEHEKRRKEIKDHWVRAKRKLMDCEANLRKAKQAYMARCEDYKAKAAASRAEEEGAGATAKSLDKKKRLEEEARNKADEAEATYRTCIADATTQMMELEHTKVAVLRQLQDLIKQSDQTLRSATISYYQSMHMQTVALPVCYQTLCESSKLYDPGQQYTAHVRDLQLPDQPAVCYAFEPYTPSGATSHLVFRPRNDSFNAEQTSQADNPGAGVDTDRHSRQGHKSWGSTVSDDSVGADGALESPIASTTNISKIARTSSSGTVSSIEDTDDKDGNVASFETPNINGMDPDVVVSTRPFRNVGLSKAAQTHRLRKLRTPAKCRECDSYVYFQGAECEECFLACHKRCLETLAIQCGHKKLQGRLQLFGREFSQVASCASDGIPFIITKCIAEIERRALKMKGIYRVNGVKTRVEKLCQAFENGKELVELSQCSPHDISNVLKLYLRQLPEPILPFHIYNNLVGLAKESVQSDADPDPEEPGGPTVVGRGAQLVDLGPETEPETLAMVDKLRELLKELPKANMATLRYLIRHLRRIAELEEENKMSPNNLGIVFGPSLMRPRPTGATISLSSLVDYPHQARVVEALIVFYASIFQSKSSHSHKTCRSASTSARLVQVEDVTSNCPDGEDDAGPHRKSKSESDKMDEGSMGSSEQLADSDSEQDESAKPEGAEVADEEMRLSYQDSLEQDGTPPLPSEHPDDDDSNGAEGGLIASLAQLNVNQSNNYYFSSPLSGRSRVLLTRLCSKKVLLSRNRAKGPEFV, from the exons ATGTGCGACGGTGCGAGGAAGCCGACTGGGCACAGACACCCTCCGTGGACCCGGACGGATACCTGCGACGCCTACCCGCTGAGCAGCGAGAGCGGAGGCCCAACACCCAAGTGGAGAgtgggggggtgggtggggggtctgTACGTCAAGCTCAAGGGCGTCGGCATGGAAGGCCGAGGCACCCTCAAGATGTTCTCCCGCAAGAAGCGGGAACTTATCAAGACGGCGTCCATCTCCAAAAAGAGTCGCAGTGGAAGCCCCGCACGGCCCAATACG CTATCCATCCTCCAGGAGCAGCCCCGGAAGGATATCAGCGACGTCAACCTATCCTCTTCGCCCACAtattcctcctcatcctcatccatgCTCACCCCGCCCTCTGCGGGCTTCCAGGACCCCTCGCTGTCCTGCCCGGGCACTCCGAGCCCACAGCACTGCAAGTTGACACCGGGCGTCCCGTCCGCCAACGCCACCCTGAGGCGGCCGACCACCCTGAGCCGACACGCCAGCGCTGCAG GTTTGACTCTCCAGTCCTGGGTGTTCACCAAAGGCCAGGCCAAAGGAGCTATGACGGCAACGCCGCTGTCGTCCGATAGTCCAGAGGTTTCCGCCATTGAGGTAGAGGACATCCCGGCCCTACTCAGGGACGTGGCGCGCTTTGCTGAGGCTGTGGAGAAGCTGAAGGACGTAGTGGTGCTGGCTGAAG GTACGGAGAATCAGCGGCCTGTCGCCCACGAGTGCTTGGGGGAGGTTCTGCGCGTGTTGCGGCAGGTCATCAACACGTACCCCTTCCTCAACACGGTGGAGATCCTCACCGCTGCCGGAAAACTCATATCCAAAGTCAAAG GTTTCCACTATGAGGCGTGCAATGATTCGGACAAAAAGGACTTTGAGAAAGCCATTGAGACCATCGCGGTGGCCTTCAGCAGCAA TGTGTCGGAGCTGCTGATGGGCGAGGTGGACAGTAGCACGCTGCTCTCATTGCTGCCCACAGAGAAGAGCCGG TCCATGGAGAATTTGTATGGCACTGGAGGCCAGGGCGACGGTCAACTGGGGAGTAACTCAGATGACGTGG GCAATCTGGAGGGGGCGGATGTGATCCTGCAGCGCAGTGAGGGCGGCGTAGACTCCGCTCTGCAGTACGCCAAAACAATCTCCAAGTACATGAAGGACCTCATCAACTACGTGGAGAAGAGAACATCACTGG AGATGGAATTCGCAAAAGGTCTTCAGCGATTATACCAGTCCTGTAAACACAGCATAACACAC CCCCACATGCCCCTCTTCTCCATCTACTCTCTGGCTTTGGAGCAGGACCAGGAACAGAGCGTGGGTCTCCAACAGGCCAGCGCCACCCTGCACAACCAGACCTTTATCCAG CCACTGGTGCAGCGCAAGCAGGAGCATGAGAAACGTCGCAAGGAAATCAAGGATCACTGGGTCCGAGCAAAGAGAAAACTG ATGGACTGTGAGGCGAACCTGCGCAAGGCCAAGCAAGCCTACATGGCGCGCTGCGAGGACTACAAGGCCAAAGCGGCCGCCAGCCGAGCCGAGGAGGAGGGGGCGGGAGCCACCGCCAAGTCCTTGGACAAGAAAAAGCGGTTGGAGGAAGAGGCTCGCAACAAG GCGGACGAGGCGGAGGCGACCTACAGGACGTGCATCGCCGACGCCACGACTCAGATGATGGAGCTGGAGCACACCAAAGTCGCGGTGCTGAGGCAGCTGCAGGACCTCATCAAACAGAGCGACCAGACGCTGCGCTCG GCCACCATCTCGTACTACCAGTCGATGCACATGCAGACGGTGGCGCTACCCGTCTGCTACCAGACTCTGTGCGAGAGCAGCAAGCTGTACGACCCGGGCCAGCAGTACACCGCCCACGTGCGAGACCTGCAGCTGCCCGACCAGCCGGCCGTCTGCTACGCGTTCGAGCCCTACACTCCGTCCGGCGCGACGTCGCA CCTCGTTTTCCGACCGAGGAACGACAGCTTCAACGCAGAGCAGACCAGCCAGGCGGACAATCCCGGCGCAGGTGTGGACACGGACCGCCATTCCA GGCAGGGTCACAAGTCGTGGGGCTCCACGGTGAGTGACGACAGCGTGGGAGCAGATGGCGCTCTGGAGTCTCCGATCGCCAGCACAA CCAACATCAGCAAAATTGCCCGGACATCATCCTCCGGAACAGTTTCATCCATTGAGGACACGGACGACAAAGATGGGAACGTGGCCTCATTTGAGACTCCAA ACATTAACGGCATGGATCCCGACGTGGTGGTCTCCACCAGACCTTTCCGGAACGTGGGCCTGTCCAAAGCCGCCCAGACACACCGCCTAAGAAAGCTTCGCACTCCCGCCAAGTGCCGCGAGTGCGACAGCTACGTGTACTTCCAGGGCGCCGAGTGCGAGGAG TGCTTCCTGGCTTGTCACAAACGCTGCCTGGAGACGCTGGCCATCCAGTGCGGCCACAAGAAGCTACAGGGCCGACTGCAGCTCTTCGGCAGAGAATTCTCTCAGGTGGCCAGCTGCGCCAGCGACGGCATCCCCTTCATCATCACCAAGTGCATCGCGGAGATTGAGAGGCGCGCACTGAAGATGAAG GGCATTTACCGGGTGAACGGCGTGAAGACGCGGGTGGAGAAGCTATGTCAAGCGTTTGAGAACGGCAAGGAGCTGGTGGAGCTGTCGCAGTGTTCTCCGCACGACATCAGCAACGTGCTCAAGCTCTACCTGCGACAG TTGCCAGAGCCAATCCTGCCATTCCACATTTACAACAATCTGGTTGGTTTGGCTAAGGAGAGCGTGCAGTCCGACGCCGACCCCGACCCCGAGGAGCCCGGTGGACCCACGGTAGTGGGCAGGGGGGCTCAGCTGGTGGACCTGGGCCCAGAGACTGAGCCTGAGACGCTTGCAATGGTGGACAAGCTGAGGGAGCTTCTTAAGGAGCTGCCCAAAGCCAACATGGCCACCCTCCGATACCTGATTCGCCATCTTCGtcg GATCGCCGAGCTTGAGGAGGAGAACAAGATGAGTCCTAATAACTTGGGCATCGTGTTTGGGCCGTCGCTAATGCGTCCTCGTCCCACGGGGGCCACCATTTCGCTCTCGTCTCTGGTTGACTACCCTCACCAGGCCCGCGTGGTGGAGGCCCTCATCGTCTTCTACGCCTCCATCTTTCAGTCCAAGAGCTCCCACAGCCACAAGACCTGCCGCTCTGCCTCCACCTCCGCTCGCCTG GTTCAAGTGGAGGACGTGACCAGCAACTGTCCTGACGGCGAGGACGACGCAGGCCCACACAGGAAGAGCAAATCTGAGTCAGACAAAATGGACGAAG GCTCCATGGGCTCCAGTGAGCAGCTCGCCGACTCAGATTCTGAGCAGGACGAGAGCGCCAAGCCAGAAGGCGCGGAGGTGGCGGACGAAGAGATGCGGCTGAGCTACCAGGACAGCCTCGAGCAGGACGGGACTCCGCCCCTGCCCAGTGAACACCCGGACGACGATGACTCAAACGGGGCCGAGGGCGGTCTGATCGCATCTCTGGCCCAGCTGAACGTCAATCAGTCCAACAATTACTACTTCAGCTcaccactgtcgggtcgttccAGAGTTCTGTTGACACGTCTGTGTAGCAAAAAGGTGTTACTCAG